The nucleotide window AATTCATACActcagaaaaaaaaatgagtggTCAAGTTTCTCAAACTCAATCCAGGAAGAGCAGACGCTCCTCCTCCACAGCCTCCAGAAAATCCGAGAACGGCGGAACCTCCTCCAAACCTCCGTCTCCACCTCCGCCGCAACCGTACGTCGATACTGTTCCATCATATATCGTTTTcgcattattattgtttttatttggaAACCTTcttaattcaattatttatttatgataatAGGGGGGATGGTGGAGAAAGGACGGTTAAGAAGTTGCGGTTGTCGAAGGCGCTGACGATTCCCGATGGGACAACTGTCTACGACGCCTGCCGGAGAATGGCAGCCCGCCGCGTTAACGCCGTCTTGCTCACTGATTCCAATGCTCTCCTCTCCGGAATTCTCACTGACAAGGTTTGGAGTTAGTTTTACTTCTTACCAAAATCAATTCTAGAAGGTAGAATCCAAAGATAATGAAGTTATAGTTATGTGTGATTGCTTCTGCTTTTGTAGGTTTGAATTTATGTAGGattaattgattttgatttgaattaatAGGGTAGTTCCTTTAAAAGTGATCGGACACAAGGTAaagttatataaataaataaataaatcacttctcggaaaattgaatttaaagacTAAATCAGTTCTGGCAATGTAACTGGACATGCATAGTGAAAAAACAATTCTACCCACCCCAAACATGTttccaacttatttatttgtaaGGCTTTTTAAGGTAACGAGTGGCTGAGTGAaagcttatatatatatatatatatatatattaaagcaGCCCGCTACACAAGCATCTTATGTAAACAAAGGGTGTAATGTGACAGCTTAACCTGATAATTGCATGAATGGTTGATACCACACCACAGTTTGAACGTTTGACGTCCGAGACAACTCAATAGTTGCTCCAAAGCTTTTCTCCATATATATTACATTGACAAAGTtaagttttttttcttatattattttttgtatgtgATTTGCAAAGCTTGTTTATGCTGTGGATAGGATGTGGCTAGTAGAGTTATTGCAGAGGGGCTGCTGCCAGAGCAAACACCGGTCTCCAAAGTTATGACACGCACTCCTATATTTGTCACTTCTGATACGCTCGCCATCGAAGCTCTTCAGAAGATGGTCCAAGGTTAGTGTCTTATAGTTTTTTTATCCTTAGTATTGGGCATTAGACAATGGTTTAAAGTTCCAGAGGAAGTTGCTAGAAATTAGAAAATGCTACTGATGCCTACCACAATTTCTGTTACTGGCTTAGCTGCTGACATTCAAAGCCATATTTAAGTTTCCAAAACTAGGATAATCTTTGTGGTGGTTTTGGCTTTTTGCTGTTCCTAGAATGAATTAGTTTCTTATAGACCTTTAGATTCATCATGGTAATCGTATATTATCAATTGTAATTAAGTCTCTACCTTTTATGGAACACTTTGAGGTACAAGACTCTTATGGCCATTTGATTTTGTCTCAGAAGTAAGAACTAAGTATAAATTTTGTTACTGTTTACTGAGTATATAATCAATCTTTATGGTTTTGGAATTTGGTTGTTCATTAAGTGTGATATTTCTGACATGGGAGTACAAAAAATATACACCCTAGGATATGAACTATATGAATGAGAATGACTATCTAGTATCTAGTATCTATTATCCTTTGCACTATTATTTGCATCTATATTTTGGTTGCTATTTGACAATAATTGTACACAAGAAAAGGGGTTCATATGTTACCTTTGACAATGACTGTAGACAACTAGATATAATGTAtttgttattacttattaaCATATTCCACAGTCAGTCTGTTTCCATTTGCTAGTGTAGTGTTGCTTGGTCAAAAGAAGTTGTTTCAGATGTTTGGTTGGTAAGAGGGTATGCTTTTTAAATGTGAGCATAGTTGTTTTCTTTGTTACATCTTTTAGGAGCCATGTCTGAAGTGTCTAGTAGGAGCAATAGTAAATAGGTAAGGCGTGATGATCCATTGCAGTGGCATATCTAAGCCATTGAATTGGATGATAGCTTATTGCCTTCAAACTGATAACATTTCATAAAATTTGCAGACatggattgaaaaattgattaacTATTTTTTCCATTTGGCAATTCTTGCCCTCACTTAAATTAATCAATTTTCTGTCCTAAAGTCATGTGGTCTAGTCCTCCCTGCTCCTCGTAAGTCGTATTGTGGTTCTCAGTATGTTTTCTTACTATTTGTGTATCCTTGATTTTGATGATCATGCAGTATATGAGTAAGGATTTCATTAGTTTCTCATATCTTGTTTGCTGGAGTTATGATATGCAAAGCAATCTCTTGAGGGAGATATAATTGATTTCTCAAACTGAATAGGTAAATTCAGGCACCTGCCTGTTGTGGAAAATGGTGAAGTCATTGCCATGCTGGATATCACCAAATGTCTATACGATGCCATATCTAGGATGGAGAAGGCAGCTCAGCAAGGGAGTGCCATTGCAGCTGCAGTTGAGGGGGTGGAGTTGCAAAGGGGTAGTAATGGATCTGGTTGGTAACTATACATACATCTTTTAATACTAGTTGTCTATGAATTCTTCAATTCATTTTGCTTGCTGCAATGTATTCCCTTGGGTTTTTTTTGGTGAGTTTGGAGTTGGAGGGGGAAGAAAATGGAGGACTTGTAGTATAAAATTTACACTACAAGCCTTCCCTTCTCCACTTCCCTTAATGTTTATAGGAGAACTACCACAGTTGAATTGGTAGTTGTactgttgattttttttttgaatatggAATTTATCTTTCTGGTAGAAGAACTGTttgctattttcttttttatttatgtttagcAAGTTATCTCTCTCAAGATGTACTTCCTCATTCCccactattttttttcaaagtaaaatatattttgaacatttacaattcaatcatcaactttaaccattaattatgtttaaatatttttttcctgCCTCAAAATTTGTTTCATTGGTTATCATTTATCAtggtttttgaaatttgatttattttttgttagttctACTTCCTAATCTTATTTTTACTCTTCATGTAGTGATTTCAAAAGTGTTGAATGTTCTCTTTCTATCTCTTTTTTCTACAATAATGGTAACTTTCTGTTCCAATTATCATCATTTTTTCAGCTGCAAGTGCTTTCATTGAAACATTGAGGGAGCGCATGTTTAAGCCTTCCTTGTCAACTATAGTTGGTGAAAATTCAAAGTAATCTCCGCATCATTGTTCTTTGTGCTTTTACAGATTTCTAAGAAATGTTGATTTGCTCACATATAATAGTCTTACAACATTCTGTAGCATTGTGTTTCCAGGGTTGCTATTGTATCATCATCAGATCCTGTCCAAGTAGTTGCAAAAAAGATGCGGGAGTTGCGTGTCAATTCAGCTGTGATTGCAAATGAAACCAAGCTTCAAGGGATACTTACGTAAGATCCTTTTTTAAGGATTTGTTCTCCTTGAATGAGATATAAGAAAtggattatgatttttttttttttttttttttNNNNNNNNNNNNNNNNNNNNNNNNNNNNNNNNNNNNNNNNNNNNNNNNNNtatataaaataaaagtggtTTATTCTGAGATACTATTTCCTCAAGCTGATGGGTACACATTGCTCGGTATTAGGAGCTGAtttgcttttcttcttcattattcCCTTTGTCACTTATTTTTTGTTAGGTAATGACTTCAAACCCTGAACATGCATCATTAGAGACAACAATTCTTGATGCACTCCATATGATGCATGATGGGAAGTTCTTACATCTTCCAGTGGTGGACAAAGGTAAATTCGCTTTTTCAAATGCATACATAATCTCtctactctttttccttttttttttggcattgagtattatttgttttttgcaGACGGCAACATTGCTGCTTGTTTGGATGTTTTGCAAATAACAACTGCTGCAATTTCTCTggtaaattttatgttttaaatacTCGTAAAATGTTGAATAATGGACTACTCTGTTATCAAGCATTTAACTCCTTAgcttttaaagaaaattttttctACCCTCTACTTGGATGGCATATCTTATAACTTTTCCCGCTGAAAGGATTATTCTGGAGTTTGTCTTAAATTCTTCAAattttgtctttctttttttgttccTAATTAAATGATAAAAGTTGTCTACATATATTTCCAACTGTGTTTTCCGTAGTCATTGAATTTGATTGAAGGAATTGAAGTATTGATAAAGTATTTGTGCCTTCTAGATGCAATGGTATTCATGTATATGATTGTTTCCGTCTTTATTTGGACTATTGCTGAATGTTAGCTGTTACCCTTCCCCGAATGATCAGAATATTGCTGCAAGTTAgcttttcattattcttcttgcatattttcttgataattcTTTTTGGAACTGTTGGCTATGTACTTACCTGACATACAGTGAATATTGTTTATTAAGCTTTGTATACACCTTTGTTTCTAAATTTGCTATTATCATGCAGATTGTGGTGTCTTGTTACTAAGCTATTTATATGTAATTTGTAGGTTGAAAGTAGCTCTGGAACTGTAAATGATGTGGCAAACTCAATTATGCAAAAATTTTGGGACTCAGCTTTAGCGCTAGAGCCACCAGATGATTATGACACTCAGAGGTACTTTGGTTGTAGCTATTTTACTTCAGTATACAATTTGTTTTGGCCATTTAACAAGCATTTATGTTTGGTCGCAGTGAAGTTTCCGGGATAATGAATTCAGATGGAGCAGATACTGCAAAGTCTACATACCAATCTGTAGGTCATGGAAATtcatttacttttaaatttgaGGATCCTAATGGTCGAGTGCATCGAGTCACCTGTGGTgagtgacatcttggaaaagCATTGCTAGTACATCATTTGTCTTATTGAAAATTAGCCTTCAGCTTCTTGTGGATAAACGTTAATGTTGTAATTTTTCTTTCCTACCTATTCTTTTATTCTTGGAAAAACTTTGTATCACCTCTCCCTTTTCTGTAGGAGCGGAAAATCTAGATGAGCTTGTATCTGCTATCATGGAAAGGGTCAGTAATAATGACAGATCACGCCCCGTAATTTTGGTATGTCTTCTTCTAGTTCAGTTCTCTTCCTTTTGATTGTAAGCTCATGTATTCATTATGttgctttgtttttctttcattctagtatgatgatgatgaaggtgATAAAATTGTTATTGCAAACGATAGTGATCTCGTTTCTGCTGTCAgctatgctcgatctgcaggacTGAAGGTGACGATTCTGCTTTTACAAGCTATTGTCTCGGTTTCCATggtttaattcttatttggtgTATGCATTTAAGCATCTTTATATTTCAGGCCTTGAAGTTGGATTTGGAGTTTACAGATTCAGCTAAACCCGTGACACCACAGTCTGCAATAGCCATGACCACAACCACAGCTACGAGACGGAAAACAGAAGGCGGCATGTTGTCCATTCGCTCGAGTATTTTGGCAGGTGCTGTTGTTCTAACGAGCATTGGCGTGGTGGCTTACTTGAAGCGCTCAAATCAGTGATTTCTTCACCAGTTGGAAAACACAACAGGCAGTAAAAATCATACTGTATAAACTCCTTAGCTTTATTGTCACTTAAATCTTCATTCATTGCAGCAAGGTGATGTGAAAGTTCTCCTTTACTATATTTTGTAGTTGTTTTAGCCAATGTCTTGTGAGGGTTGTTTGGTTTTGCATATATTTTTAAGAGATATGTTACGTGTACGTATTAAGTGTCAGACATTGTGTCGACTCATTTCTCGTAGATGGGATGTGAGACGGCACGACGTTTAACACGTAATACGATACATGGAACACTTTTCTATTTCTGACTTCAATGTAATTGTTAATTACCTGTTACCACTTCTGCTTGCAAGTGAAAATATGTAAAGATAAAACCGTGGCATGAATACTCAAATGTCATAGTATTCAACACTTGCAATTCCTGAAATATGTGAACTAACATCATTGAGGATTATAATTATCCTCCAAGTTTTGTGATCGACTTTGGTGTATTACCATGTAATGTTGGCAGAGTTTTtcgttcatttttttttctctctagttaTAGAATATGCAATGGTAGATCTTAAAATAAAGTAGCTTGCACACACTAAGtataaataaatcttttttatttatcaaatgaAGTGCTTCTGTCCAAAAAACTATATTAAATGAGGTcttaattgttttatttatttttatgacaCATAATTCTAAAAAGAAGAATGTTAGAGGGTCATcgaaatttattgtttttgccTATGAGTTAActattgatatttaaaaatatggaaTAAAGTATGTtgctaaattactaaattaaaaaaatcagacTAAAATAATTATGCTGAAGAACAagtaagtaaaaaataataaattttaataattttttaatatttctctttCTAGAAATACCAATAAGGCTCAAGTTAAAAACTTTAAATAAGAATAATGTAACTGCAATTGCTATAAAGATGAATTTTAACAATAGGAGTAGAATTTAAGTTTATTCAGAATAATAATAGTATTTTAAAACTCTATTTAAAAAGTGacgataaaaactaaaatttattcaaaatattaaaaataaaattaactcaaattagatattaaaaatatctcTTAGTCTTTTGaaaattagtgttaaattcGTGTGATGCAcggatttatattttaatttgacatGATAAatcgaaaataatattttataatcataaatttCTCAAGTTTAGTATAACAGTATTATCATAATTATTGTCTATAATATTCTTGAATCATAAAGAAAGAGACCTGAAAAATAAGAATGTATATAACCGTATTAAGCTAGATGGAGAAAGAGCATCTTGTTGTGGGATCCTAAGAGACTCTGATGGAAGATTTATAGCTTGCTTTAGTGCTAATTTGGACGGCAGAACAGTGACGAAAGCGGAGCTTTGAGGACTTTTGCTAGGTTTGGAGCTAGCTCTTAATATTAGTTGCTCTCATCTGATTATTGAAGCGGATTCAGTTGTTGCAGTGAAGCTTTGCCTTCAGGAGGGAATTGACTTACATGCTACTAGATCATTAGTCTTGGCTATCAGAAACAGATGCAGCAGGCTTACTAGCTGGAATATTCATCATCAATTTTGAGAAGCAAATACTTATGCCGATAGGTTGGCTCACTTTGGTCATAGTCTTTCGTCCGACtgtcatatttttttcaatttgctttgttGTATTTCCTTAATTTTTCATGCTGATTTTATAGGTATTGCTCTCCCTATAGTAgtttctatttaattttcttgttttctttgagCGTTTCTGCCCAatgttcataaaaaataatagcatgtcaattttatactaaacttTATATTATATGGCTAATGAAAATTTACCGATAACCTAGTATTTTACTAACCTCATTAGAAAAGTAATTGACATATGATATTGTACTCCATGTTATACATTTTATTTCAAGTATGAAAGTATAGTTAATAAATTAGCTATATATACGACAAATATTTGTATAAAAGTGTAAATCATAACATAttactaaaatgaaaatactattttcttATCTAAATATTTGAATTAAGTTTGcagataatataaatatataaatatatttaaaatataaatcctagaaaacacaaattttcaaagttttaagttcaaataaaaagaattaaacgATTTTTAAAAAAGTGCCTTCTTAACTATAACCGAGGTGTATTAAACATAGTAGAGATCTTATACGACAAAAGTTGTTACttaatttataaagaaaatttatcttaacaaaatttaaagagcaatgctaggggccagcaatttttgtgattgttagccatcaactagccatcaatgatgatttgatggtgtgagattggtgtgaaatttcatccaatggctcacatttctctgctggttacatgctggccaaaattcaataaaactgctggccccctagactttttcaaatttaaataattaaataatatctttatttagtttaacaaatttaaattaatttttcaaaaattttaatttatgaataaataatttaaatttaaaaaagtaaaaacttaagtaaataataatttatgatttaaaagagtaatatgtaaataacttaaaatttaaaaaataataacgtgaataaataatttaaaatttaaaaaataattacctaAATAAAACaacctaaaatttaaaaaataacaatttaaataaaacaacctaagtaaataatttaaaatttaaaagtaataatctaagtaaataataatttataatttataaatataattctaaatattGTTAGTAACGAcacctaaataaataaatttccaaaCTCAACATATGAGCACTATCTCATGACACGAGCTCCtcatttgtattattttattattatattattattatgacctTTGCATTTGTATTATTATAGAGACAGAGATTATAGAGATAAAgatataaagaaaaagaaaaaaataaagataaaaataaagttaaagataaaaatttcagttaaatttattcaaaatattaataatcaaattaaatattaaaatatttaaaaattcgtCAAAAATGTCGGGTTATAAGTATTTTGATACGAAGAGAGCGAGTGGGACGTGTAATTAGTTAGTAACCTTGAGAAGAAGCGAGATTTGGCGCCACTCACGCTTTCTTTCGTTTTATTCACACTCACAACACTCATTCACTCGCTCACTAGGTACGTTCTCTACTCCTCTCTGCTTTTGCCACAAGTGTGTGCTTCTAGTGCTACCGTTCCTTCTAATGGAATTGATTTCTCGTTTTTTCTTCACATTCTCAGTAATTCCTTTTTAGAAGCAAAATAATTTGGCTCCTTTTGATCCCATTTTCTACTTGTAGGTCGGTTATTAGGGCTATGGATTTTCACTAATAAGTTACAAAGAATGATAAtcgttttgttttgttttttagttttctgaatttttctgttttcttgtTATCTTCGAACAGTGATAATGGAAGAAGGGAAAGGAAGAAGCGAGAGCGATCCAAATCGAAGAGTTAACGGTACTAGTTTCTCTATTAACGATCCGGAAAATCAAAGAGCAAAGAAATTGTGGACAGTTGATAATGTGAAGGCAATGCGGTTCAAATCGTTATCGGCTGCGAAATCATTCTACAGGTTGTATGCTGCGGCCACAGGGTTTGAGGTTGAAAAGCAAGGCAGTGTTTGGGGCGAGAACGATATGGTCGTCATGAGAAGATGGGTTTGTAATAGAGGAGGTTTttgtaagaagaagaagaatctagAAAAGGCTAAGCACTCAATTCGAGCCGATTGTCCTGCTGCGTTCTGCGTTAGCTTGGGCTATGCTAGTCGCCGGTGGTTGGTAAGGGAGTTTGTGGCCGAGCATACACACGAGTTGGGATTCAAATTATGCCCCCAAATTTATCAACCTATTGAAGTAGAAGATTATTTAACAAGTCTAAAGGATGATTCAAGCACTTCCTACAGATCTTatatcacaattgatgatgcAGAAGCTGCAATTTCTTATTTAACAGAGAAGAAGGATTCAGAGCCTCGGCTTTTCTATGAAGTAAACTATGTCAATGCTAGTTTAGCTCGGATTTTCTTTGCAGACTCTATGGCTCAGTTGGATTGTTCATGCTTTGGGGACGTGGTTGCGGTTTATAGGACTAATTCAAGTGATCTGCACTTTGTCATATTGTTTAGTCTCaaccatcatcatcaaacaacTATACTTGGATGCGCAATCCTCAGCGACGAAACTGTTGAGGCATACACATGGATGTTTCGaaaatttcttgatctaatgcaGGGTTGCATGCCATTATCTATTGTGACTGATGGTAACAAAGCTTTAGGTGAAGCTATTAAGTCTGTGTTGCCAGAATCACGCCATCGCCTATGTACATGGCATCTTGAGAAAATTGCTTCTTCTATTGTTGATAATCCATCCTTTCTAGCTGATTTCAAAGTGTTGATGCTGGATTTTCTTTCGCTGAATGATTTTGAGCTGAAATGGAAGGCAATGGTTGAGAATTACAAATTATCTGAAAATCCATGGATACTGGAGATGTATAGGAAACGTCATGAGTGGGCAGAGACTTATTTGAGGGGACATTTCTGGGCCGGATTGCGAAGCACAAaagtatgccaagttcttgatgGAAATCTGAGCAGGCTTTCACTacataaactaaaaattaatcaagTTCTCAGTCTGTATGACAGTGTTGTTATGAAAATCCGGATCAACGAGGGGAAGGCTGATTATGATtctaaatattcaaaattcacTCCCTCAACCCCTCTTGTGAAAATGGAGAAACAGGCTTTTGATATATTTACAAGAGAGTCTTATCAAAGGTTTCTTTCAGAGATGCAGATGGAGATGTTTCTGGTTGCATTAGAAATAGATTATGATGATTCACCCTGCCGCAAATATATATTGGCGAAAATTGATCATGAGGACTTAGTATATGAAGTTATGTTCAATCCTTGTGGTCTAACTATTGAATGCTCATGCTTGAAGTTTGAGACATTTGGATTTCCTTGCAGTCATATCTTTCATGTATTGAAATCTGAGGGATTCAAAGACGTACCTCATAATCTCATGCACCAAAGATGGACAAAATCAGCAAAGTCAACAGCCCAATTTTGGAGGAATTACTTGCCTCCGGTGTCTGTTGATGTTGTTGCCGGAGTGATGAGTTATGGTAGGGTGGTGTGTTCCTCTTCCCCAATGCTTTACTTGGGAACACAGTCAGAGGAGGCCTTTAAGATTGTGTCCAGCTGCTTTGTGAAGCTGAAGGGTGAATTGGATAGACAGGACAATAGTGTTCTTGATGTGCAAGATAACAAGGATACTTCTTCATCATCAGATTGGAAAATTGAACAAAGTGGATTATGGGATTACATTAACTATCCATACTTTGAGTATGTACGAGTAATCGATatgatttttttcttgttttcttttctttttctgtcaCATATTTCTGACTTGTAGTTTTATTTGCATTTTGACATCTTTGAAGACAATTTTGGCTATGTATTAAAGCTTTCTATGGTGTTATTTGTCTGCTAGACTAGTAGTTTTTTATTAGCATCTTAGATGCAATTGTGTCCTATTTTCTTGGCAAATATGTGTGAAATTTTGCATGGTGGCATCCAGATCCTTTTCTACTCTCTGGTGCGCTCTCCAAATAGTGATATTtctaatacatttttttaaataagagtttattttaatttacttgatatatatttttacatagATCTTTTTTTATGGGCCgtatggtatttttttttttgttaaaataaggATGTGACTTGTTTTAAAAGgtgtaaattaaaaaagacGGAAAAAGAATATGAATAAAGAATAATATTGACATCATTCTTCCAGAATTAAACGAGACATATTACTGAAActtcaattatataaatatgGATAGATAAAAAGGTAGAATTTAACTTGAATGTCTccttgataaatttattttataaggaTATACTATTATGTAAGGTGTTTGCGACGATCTAACTATTAGTTAATTTTGCAGAATTTTCtcgatttattatattttatatcttcAAAAACAGTATTTGTAATATGATGATTATCAATAGATGAGGCTTTTTCATAAAGTAAATATTTGATCATTAACAagtaaaaattattatcttataataaggatattatttatattaaaaagtaCGTAAATATTTCTCTTTCGAAGCGAGCGCCAACCAAACTAGATAATTAaggattcatttttaatttgctGCTTGCATTGTTTGTAATAATATAACGTgaaataaatttgtatttttttaatttatccttAATTAGGTTATTATCATAATGTTGTTATCAAACTAAATTTTGGTTTCACAAGTTCATGAACTTCACTTAATTAGATCTTATGATCATATGcaaagaatgaaacagaattctaATCACATTGCGTTAGGATTTCATGAAAATATGATAATCAATTGAAATATAAGGATACATTCATATATAATGACTAGATTCTACTTGCCTTATATATGGCGTAGAAACCACAATAATGTTgaacataatattattaaaagaactCAAATTAAAGCAATTTTAATGCAAGCTTAATACTTAGGAGGTGGAGGTGAAGTGTAGAGATAAGCTTGCTTTGGTGGAGGCGGTGAAGAGTTGTAAATGTAAGGAGGAGGAGGTGAAGGTGAAGGTGGCGGTGGAGACTTTTGAATATATGGTGGAGGAGGTGACGGAGAAGGTGGAGGTGGAGACTTGTAGACATATGGCGGTGGTGGTGATGGAGATGGAGGTGGTGGTGACTTATAGATATAAGGAGGTGGTGGTGATGGGGATGGTGGTGGAGGAGACTTGTAgaaatatggaggtggtggtgaaGGTGATGGTGGAGGAGGAGACTTGTAAATATATGGTGGAGGTGGTGAGGGTGATGGTGGGGGTGGAGAGTTAAAATAATAGGGAGGAGgtggagagggagagggaggaggaggagattTGTTgatatatggaggtggtggagaAGGAGAAGGTGGAGGAGGAGACTTATAATAATATGGAGGAGGTGGCGACGGAGAAGGTGGTGGTGGAGACTTGTAAATGTATGAAgatggaagaggaggaggagactTGTACATATAAGGTGGGTGAGGTTCATGTTCATGTTCATGTTCATGTGTGGGTGGCGCCGCCTGTGGATCTGGGTGGTAGGGAGAGTTGCGGCCTCCATAATAAGGAGTGTCATCATCAGCGACATTGATAGCAATAAAGCAAAATGCTAATGCATAAATGAGTGGAGGCAAGTGCCTCCATTTTATTGATGAGGTTCCCATGTTAAGTAGTGTTAAACCCTATTTAGTTCTTTTTCCCTTAATACAAGACTATATATTTAgggtttatttttgttgcttggCATAACTAGTGAGGATTGTAACCCTTTATATAGTGCAAACATCCAATACCTTGTTGACTTATAAGAAGAATTATTTGTTAATTCATTAATACACTGGCTTCTTCTTATTAGGTTTCTTTTTGATGTGGCTTCCATAAAACATAGTTGAAAGTTCACATTTTCCACAAATGGTGCATATATTGGAAATAACAAAGTCAaggttattacttattagagAGGGTTGGTGATAGCATACGCACGTCTCAACTCTCAAGAACCAGTTTTTCAGATTTCATCAAATTGTACTATATAC belongs to Arachis duranensis cultivar V14167 chromosome 8, aradu.V14167.gnm2.J7QH, whole genome shotgun sequence and includes:
- the LOC107463166 gene encoding protein FAR1-RELATED SEQUENCE 5-like, which encodes MEEGKGRSESDPNRRVNGTSFSINDPENQRAKKLWTVDNVKAMRFKSLSAAKSFYRLYAAATGFEVEKQGSVWGENDMVVMRRWVCNRGGFCKKKKNLEKAKHSIRADCPAAFCVSLGYASRRWLVREFVAEHTHELGFKLCPQIYQPIEVEDYLTSLKDDSSTSYRSYITIDDAEAAISYLTEKKDSEPRLFYEVNYVNASLARIFFADSMAQLDCSCFGDVVAVYRTNSSDLHFVILFSLNHHHQTTILGCAILSDETVEAYTWMFRKFLDLMQGCMPLSIVTDGNKALGEAIKSVLPESRHRLCTWHLEKIASSIVDNPSFLADFKVLMLDFLSLNDFELKWKAMVENYKLSENPWILEMYRKRHEWAETYLRGHFWAGLRSTKVCQVLDGNLSRLSLHKLKINQVLSLYDSVVMKIRINEGKADYDSKYSKFTPSTPLVKMEKQAFDIFTRESYQRFLSEMQMEMFLVALEIDYDDSPCRKYILAKIDHEDLVYEVMFNPCGLTIECSCLKFETFGFPCSHIFHVLKSEGFKDVPHNLMHQRWTKSAKSTAQFWRNYLPPVSVDVVAGVMSYGRVVCSSSPMLYLGTQSEEAFKIVSSCFVKLKGELDRQDNSVLDVQDNKDTSSSSDWKIEQSGLWDYINYPYFEYVRTILAMY
- the LOC107463280 gene encoding LOW QUALITY PROTEIN: CBS domain-containing protein CBSCBSPB3-like (The sequence of the model RefSeq protein was modified relative to this genomic sequence to represent the inferred CDS: substituted 2 bases at 2 genomic stop codons) — encoded protein: MSGQVSQTQSRKSRRSSSTASRKSENGGTSSKPPSPPPPQPGDGGERTVKKLRLSKALTIPDGTTVYDACRRMAARRVNAVLLTDSNALLSGILTDKDVASRVIAEGLLPEQTPVSKVMTRTPIFVTSDTLAIEALQKMVQGKFRHLPVVENGEVIAMLDITKCLYDAISRMEKAAQQGSAIAAAVEGVELQRGSNGSAASAFIETLRERMFKPSLSTIVGENSKVAIVSSSDPVQVVAKKMRELRVNSAVIANETKLQGILTXDPFLMICFSSSLFPLSLIFCXVMTSNPEHASLETTILDALHMMHDGKFLHLPVVDKDGNIAACLDVLQITTAAISLVESSSGTVNDVANSIMQKFWDSALALEPPDDYDTQSEVSGIMNSDGADTAKSTYQSVGHGNSFTFKFEDPNGRVHRVTCGAENLDELVSAIMERVSNNDRSRPVILYDDDEGDKIVIANDSDLVSAVSYARSAGLKALKLDLEFTDSAKPVTPQSAIAMTTTTATRRKTEGGMLSIRSSILAGAVVLTSIGVVAYLKRSNQ